From a single Nothobranchius furzeri strain GRZ-AD chromosome 7, NfurGRZ-RIMD1, whole genome shotgun sequence genomic region:
- the LOC139070610 gene encoding zinc finger protein 595-like, translating into MDTDSRKREETDEKLLLLHFHNHPMKDGGVPTRSLAGQMTAKVGGGAETSKNLDLDPNEKTSDSSEIEVGGEDEDDVNLDSERSDSGPETGNGDHGCNENKSSKSDIKTVNKPFSCPVCGIRFLHKWSLQKHVRVTSHSAVKSSECSVNTKCMKEKQHGGSSRKVQKQPKSFCCDDCGKRFSQKSILTHHMKGHNGQKPFACDLCGQRFSQKNVLNEHMKVHAGEKPFACELCGYRCTQKAGLNTHMKVHTGEKPFACELCGYRCTHKASLNKHMRVHTGEKPFACELCGYRFTQKAHLNTHMKVHTGEKPFACELCEYRCTQKAGLKEHMKVHTGEKPFACELCGYRFTQKASLNTHMKVHTREKPFACELCRYRCTQKASLNKHMRVHTGEKPFACELCGYRCTQKASLNKHMRVHTGEKPFACELCGYRCTRKASLNEHMKVHTGEKPFACELCEYRCTRKASLNEHMRVHTGEKPFACELCGYRCTQKAGLNTHMKIHTGEKPFACELCRYRCTQKAHLNKHMRVHTGEKPFACELCGYRFTQKAHLNTHMKVHTGEKPFACELCEYRCTHKAGFNEHMRVHTGEKPFACELCGYRCTQKSHLNTHMRVHTGEKPFACELCGYRCNQKASLNTHMKVHTGEKPFACELCGYRCTQKAGLNTHMRVHTGEKPFACELCGQRFRQKTHLKRHASIHTSVCVGGVVL; encoded by the coding sequence ATTCAAGGAAGAGAGAGGAGACGGATGAGAAACTtctgctcttacatttccacaaccatccaatgaaagacggaggtgtcccaacacgcagcttggctgggcagatgacagcaaaagttggtggaggagcagaaactagcaagaacctagatctggaccctaatgaaaagacgtctgattcttcagagattgaagttggtggagaagatgaagatgatgtgaatctagactctgagcgttcagactctgggccagaaactggaaacggagaccatggctgtaatgaAAACAAGTCTTCGAAGTCAGATATTAAGACAGTCAACAAACcatttagctgccctgtgtgtggtatacggttcctccacaagtggtctcttcagaaacatgtgagagtgacaagtcattcagcagtaaagtcttcagagtgttcggttaatacaaaatgtatgaaagagaagcaacatggaggctcaagcagaaaagtccagaaacaaccaaaatcattttgttgtgatgactgtggaaaaagatttagccaaaagtccaTTTTAACCCATCATATGAAAGGCCACaacggacagaagccttttgcctgtgacctctgtggacaaagatttagccaaaaaaatgttttaaacgaacacatgaaagtccacgcaggagagaagccttttgcctgtgagctctgtggatacagatgtacccaaaaggcaggtttaaacacacacatgaaagtccacacaggagagaagccttttgcctgtgagctctgtggatacagatgtacccacaaggcaagtttaaacaaacacatgagagttcacacaggagagaagccttttgcctgtgagctctgtggatacagatttacccaaaaggcacatttaaacacacacatgaaagtccacacaggagagaagccttttgcctgtgagctctgtgaatacagatgtacccaaaaggcaggtTTAAAagaacacatgaaagtccacacaggagagaagccttttgcctgtgagctctgtggatacagatttacccaaaaggcaagtttaaacacacacatgaaagtccacacaagagagaagccttttgcctgtgagctctgtagatacagatgtacccaaaaggcaagtttaaacaaacacatgagagttcacacgggagagaagccttttgcctgtgagctctgtggatacagatgtacccaaaaggcaagtttaaacaaacacatgagagttcacacaggagagaagccttttgcctgtgagctctgtggatacagatgtacccgaaaggcaagtttaaacgaacacatgaaagtccacacaggagagaagccttttgcctgtgagctctgtgaatacagatgtacccgaaaggcaagtttaaacgaacacatgagagttcatacaggagagaagccttttgcctgtgagctctgtggatacagatgtacccaaaaggcaggtttaaacacacacatgaaaatccacacaggagagaagccttttgcctgtgagctctgtagatacagatgtacccaaaaggcacatttaaacaaacacatgagagttcacacaggagagaagccttttgcctgtgagctctgtggatacagatttacccaaaaggcacatttaaacacacacatgaaagtccacacaggagagaagccttttgcctgtgagctctgtgaatacagatgtacccataagGCAGGTTTTAAcgaacacatgagagttcacacaggagagaagccttttgcctgtgagctctgtggatacagatgtacccaaaagtcacatttaaacacacacatgagagttcacacaggagagaagccttttgcctgtgagctctgtggatacagatgtaaccaaaaggcaagtttaaacacacacatgaaagtccacacaggagagaagccttttgcctgtgagctctgtggatacagatgtacccaaaaggcaggtttaaacacacacatgagagttcacacaggagagaagccttttgcctgtgagctctgtggacaaagatttcgccaaaagacacatttaaagagACATGCGAGCAttcacacaagtgtgtgtgtgggtggagtAGTGTTGTga